A window from Cryobacterium sp. PAMC25264 encodes these proteins:
- a CDS encoding hotdog fold thioesterase produces the protein MTEHDMPDSGADYLAWTKARGAGDLADKMGIEFTEFSLDRAVARMPVEGNTQPAMLLHGGAYVVMGESLGSMSANLHAGAGKIAVGIEINASHTGSATSGWVTAVCTPIHLGRTLTTHEIVVTDDRGRRCSTIRITNLIMDRPAGA, from the coding sequence ATGACCGAACACGACATGCCCGACAGCGGCGCCGACTACCTCGCCTGGACGAAGGCGCGCGGCGCCGGCGACCTCGCCGACAAGATGGGCATCGAGTTCACCGAGTTCTCGCTCGACCGCGCGGTGGCCAGGATGCCCGTCGAGGGCAACACCCAACCGGCCATGCTGCTGCACGGCGGCGCGTATGTGGTGATGGGCGAGTCGCTCGGGTCGATGTCGGCGAATCTGCACGCCGGGGCCGGCAAGATCGCGGTGGGTATCGAGATCAACGCCAGCCACACCGGCTCCGCCACCTCCGGGTGGGTCACTGCGGTGTGCACGCCCATCCACCTCGGCCGCACGCTCACGACGCACGAGATCGTGGTCACCGACGACCGCGGCCGGCGCTGCTCCACCATTCGCATCACCAACCTGATCATGGACCGTCCCGCCGGGGCGTGA
- a CDS encoding ANTAR domain-containing response regulator: MTDQETTPVPPRRVVVAEDESLIRLDIVEILRDNGFEVVGEAGDGETAVALATELRPDLVIMDVKMPHLDGISAAERITKAHIAPVVLLTAFSQKELVERASEAGALAYVVKPFTPNDLLPAIEIALSRYSQIITLEAEVADLVERFETRKLVDRAKGLLNEKMGLTEPEAFRWIQKASMDRRLTMHDVAQAIIEQLSAKK; encoded by the coding sequence GTGACCGACCAAGAGACAACTCCAGTACCCCCCCGCCGCGTCGTCGTAGCGGAGGATGAATCCCTCATCAGGCTCGACATCGTCGAGATCCTCCGTGACAACGGATTCGAAGTCGTGGGTGAAGCCGGTGACGGCGAGACCGCCGTGGCCCTGGCCACCGAGTTGCGCCCAGACCTGGTGATCATGGACGTCAAGATGCCTCACCTCGACGGGATCTCGGCCGCTGAGCGCATCACCAAGGCCCACATCGCGCCCGTCGTGTTGCTCACCGCGTTCAGCCAGAAGGAGCTCGTGGAGCGCGCCAGCGAGGCCGGCGCCCTGGCGTACGTCGTCAAGCCGTTCACGCCCAACGACCTGTTGCCTGCGATCGAGATCGCCCTCTCGCGCTACAGCCAGATCATCACCCTCGAGGCTGAGGTCGCCGACCTCGTCGAGCGCTTCGAGACCCGCAAGCTCGTCGACCGCGCCAAGGGCCTGCTCAACGAGAAGATGGGCCTCACCGAGCCCGAGGCGTTCCGCTGGATCCAGAAAGCGTCCATGGACCGCCGGCTGACCATGCACGACGTGGCCCAGGCCATCATCGAACAGCTCAGCGCCAAGAAGTAA
- the pyk gene encoding pyruvate kinase, with product MRRAKIVATLGPAASSYEQIRAIIDAGVDVCRMNLSHGDYTVHEGVYANVRKAANDSGRAVAVMVDLQGPKIRLGKFEGGPYDLAVGDIFKITTEDILGTKELSGTTYKGLPNDVKPGDFLLIDDGKVKVEVVETDGTVVTTKVIVAGPVSNNKGINLPGVAVNVPALSEKDEADLRWGLRLGTDLIALSFVRNAADIDRVHEIMAEEGRKVPVIAKIEKPQAVEALEGIVDAFDAIMVARGDLGVELPLEAVPIVQKHAVELARRMAKPVIVATQMLESMIHSPVPTRAETSDVANAVLDGADAVMLSGETSVGEYPVVTVQTMARIVSSTEEHGLERIAPLTNKPRTQGGAITLAAIEVAEFVEAKYLCIFTESGDSARRMSRLRSSIPMLAFTPDAGIRRRLALTWGVQTYLVEPVTHTDSMFGQVDDILLGQGLAEIGDKVVVISGSPPGIAGSTNDIRVHRIGDAHNGVAPAYAQQ from the coding sequence ATGAGACGCGCGAAAATCGTCGCCACCCTCGGGCCGGCAGCATCCAGCTACGAACAGATCCGCGCCATTATCGACGCCGGCGTAGACGTCTGCCGCATGAACCTGAGCCACGGCGACTACACCGTGCACGAGGGCGTCTACGCCAATGTGCGTAAGGCAGCCAACGACTCCGGACGCGCCGTCGCCGTCATGGTCGACCTGCAGGGCCCGAAGATCCGCCTCGGCAAGTTCGAGGGCGGCCCGTACGATCTGGCCGTCGGAGACATCTTCAAGATCACCACCGAAGACATCCTCGGCACCAAAGAACTGTCCGGCACGACCTACAAGGGCCTGCCGAACGACGTCAAGCCGGGCGACTTCCTGCTCATCGACGACGGCAAGGTCAAGGTCGAGGTCGTCGAAACCGACGGCACCGTCGTTACGACCAAGGTCATCGTCGCCGGCCCGGTGTCGAACAACAAGGGCATCAACCTGCCCGGCGTTGCCGTCAACGTGCCCGCCCTGAGCGAAAAGGACGAGGCAGACCTGCGTTGGGGCCTTCGCCTCGGCACCGACCTCATCGCGCTGTCCTTCGTGCGGAACGCCGCGGACATCGACCGGGTGCACGAGATCATGGCAGAGGAGGGACGCAAGGTTCCCGTCATCGCCAAGATCGAGAAGCCCCAGGCCGTCGAGGCCCTCGAGGGAATCGTCGACGCCTTCGACGCGATCATGGTCGCCCGTGGCGACCTCGGTGTGGAGCTTCCGCTCGAGGCCGTGCCGATCGTGCAGAAGCACGCCGTCGAGCTGGCCCGCCGCATGGCGAAGCCCGTCATCGTCGCGACGCAGATGCTCGAATCGATGATCCACAGCCCCGTTCCGACGCGCGCGGAGACGTCCGACGTCGCCAACGCCGTTCTCGACGGGGCGGACGCGGTCATGCTCAGTGGAGAGACCAGTGTCGGCGAGTACCCCGTGGTCACCGTGCAGACGATGGCCCGGATCGTGTCCTCGACCGAGGAGCACGGCCTGGAGCGGATCGCTCCGCTCACCAACAAGCCGCGCACCCAGGGCGGTGCCATCACGCTGGCCGCCATCGAGGTCGCCGAGTTCGTGGAGGCCAAGTACCTCTGCATCTTCACCGAGTCCGGCGACTCTGCGCGCCGTATGTCGCGGCTGCGCTCGAGCATCCCGATGCTGGCCTTCACCCCGGACGCCGGCATCCGTCGCCGTCTGGCTCTGACCTGGGGCGTGCAGACGTACCTCGTCGAGCCGGTCACCCACACCGACTCGATGTTCGGTCAGGTGGACGACATCCTGCTCGGCCAGGGCCTGGCCGAGATCGGCGACAAGGTCGTTGTGATCTCCGGTTCCCCTCCCGGAATCGCGGGCTCCACGAACGACATCCGGGTCCACCGCATCGGTGACGCCCACAACGGTGTCGCTCCGGCGTACGCCCAGCAGTAA
- the lgt gene encoding prolipoprotein diacylglyceryl transferase: MPLSIPSPEWSYFDLGPLRIHAYAICILIGIFAATALTSRRLTKRGGEPGVVLDIILWAVPLGIVGARIFHVLTHPNDYFYDGANLWDVFAVWKGGIAIFGALLGGAVGAYIGCRRSGIRFWSFADALAPGMLLAQAMGRLGNWFNHELFGLPTTLPWGLEIEPTNAAFPVGLPAGTLFHPTFLYEIVWNLVGVAVILILERRFRLRWGSAFGVYLIWYGVGRSVFESIRVDPSEIFFGLRTNVWAALFAIVIGLVIILVQSRRHTGAELSPYRPGREWKPVNPEVESGESDSDIEDHGNEAAEPVESREVDATSTTDSRP; this comes from the coding sequence ATGCCCTTGAGCATTCCGAGCCCCGAGTGGAGCTACTTCGACCTGGGGCCGCTCCGCATCCACGCCTATGCGATCTGCATCCTGATCGGCATTTTCGCGGCCACCGCGTTGACCAGCCGTCGACTGACCAAGCGAGGTGGCGAGCCGGGCGTGGTGCTCGACATCATCCTCTGGGCCGTTCCGCTCGGCATCGTGGGAGCTCGCATCTTCCACGTTCTCACGCACCCCAATGACTACTTCTACGACGGCGCGAACCTCTGGGACGTCTTCGCTGTGTGGAAGGGCGGCATCGCCATCTTCGGAGCGTTGCTCGGTGGAGCGGTCGGAGCCTACATCGGCTGCCGTCGCTCAGGCATCCGGTTCTGGTCCTTCGCCGACGCCCTGGCTCCGGGCATGCTGCTCGCCCAGGCCATGGGACGCCTCGGCAACTGGTTCAACCACGAGCTGTTCGGTCTGCCGACCACGCTGCCCTGGGGCCTCGAGATCGAGCCCACCAACGCCGCATTCCCGGTCGGCCTGCCCGCCGGCACTCTGTTCCACCCGACCTTCCTGTACGAGATCGTCTGGAACCTGGTCGGCGTCGCCGTCATCCTCATCCTCGAGCGCCGCTTCCGCCTGCGTTGGGGGAGCGCCTTCGGTGTCTACCTGATCTGGTACGGCGTCGGCCGCAGCGTCTTCGAGTCGATCCGGGTCGACCCCAGCGAGATCTTCTTCGGCCTCCGCACCAATGTGTGGGCCGCGCTGTTCGCCATCGTGATCGGCCTGGTCATCATCCTGGTGCAGAGCCGCCGGCACACCGGCGCCGAACTCAGCCCCTACCGGCCGGGCCGCGAGTGGAAGCCGGTGAACCCTGAGGTAGAATCTGGTGAATCCGATTCCGACATCGAGGATCACGGCAATGAGGCTGCTGAACCCGTTGAATCACGCGAGGTCGACGCCACAAGCACCACCGACTCACGCCCCTAA
- the trpA gene encoding tryptophan synthase subunit alpha produces the protein MTTSPIRTGSTGTSTSTVEATIAARRAAGGGALIGYLPVGFPTLTGSIDAAVAIASNGVDILELGLPYSDPVMDGPVIQAATQQALANGFRLRHGFEAVAAITAQVDTPVLIMTYWNPVLQYGVDRFADDLAAAGGAGLITPDLIPDDAQAWLDASERAGLDRVFLAAPSSSDERLVQAVTRSRGFVYAVSTMGITGARSDVDSAARVLVSRLREAGSTSACVGLGISTPAQVREVLQYADGAIVGSALVKALSDGGVAAVATLAAELAAGARDIRAAV, from the coding sequence GTGACGACCTCTCCCATCCGCACCGGAAGCACCGGCACCAGCACCAGCACTGTCGAGGCGACCATCGCCGCGCGGCGCGCAGCCGGTGGCGGCGCACTGATCGGCTACCTCCCGGTCGGTTTCCCCACCCTCACGGGAAGCATCGACGCTGCGGTCGCGATCGCGTCGAACGGCGTGGACATCCTCGAGCTCGGCCTGCCGTACTCCGACCCCGTCATGGACGGCCCGGTCATTCAGGCCGCCACGCAACAGGCGCTGGCCAACGGCTTCCGCCTGCGGCACGGCTTCGAAGCCGTTGCCGCGATCACCGCGCAAGTGGATACCCCGGTGCTCATCATGACCTACTGGAACCCCGTGCTGCAGTACGGTGTCGACCGGTTCGCCGACGACCTGGCCGCCGCAGGGGGAGCCGGGCTGATCACGCCCGACCTGATCCCCGATGACGCGCAGGCCTGGCTCGACGCCAGTGAGCGGGCCGGCCTCGACCGGGTGTTCCTCGCCGCGCCGTCGTCCTCAGACGAACGCCTCGTGCAGGCCGTCACCCGCAGCCGCGGCTTCGTTTACGCCGTGTCCACCATGGGCATCACCGGCGCCCGCTCCGACGTGGACTCGGCCGCGCGCGTGCTCGTCTCCCGCCTGCGTGAGGCCGGTTCGACCAGCGCCTGCGTGGGCCTGGGCATTTCCACGCCCGCCCAGGTGCGCGAGGTCCTGCAGTACGCGGACGGCGCCATCGTCGGCTCCGCCCTCGTCAAGGCGCTCTCAGACGGAGGAGTAGCCGCCGTCGCGACCCTCGCCGCCGAACTCGCCGCCGGCGCCCGCGACATCCGAGCCGCCGTCTAA
- the trpB gene encoding tryptophan synthase subunit beta, which translates to MSLETESLRAQAGPYFGDFGGRFVPESLVAALDELSAEYALAKADPAFAAELTELHRSYTGRPSLITEVPRFAEHAGGARIILKREDLNHTGSHKLNNVLGQVLLTKRIGKKRVIAETGAGQHGVATATAAALFGLDCVVYMGEVDTERQALNVARMRLLGAEVVSVKTGSRTLKDAINDAMRDWVTNVETTNYVFGTVAGPHPFPAMVRDFQKIIGEEARQQVLDLTGRLPDAVTACVGGGSNAMGIFHAFLDDPGVALYGYEAGGEGTSGLRHAATLTKGRPGILHGARSMMLQDEDGQTVESHSISAGLDYPGVGPEHAWLASIGRATYLPVTDAEAMDSLRLLSRTEGIIPAIESAHALAGTLELGKQLGPDSTILVNLSGRGDKDMETAGRYFDLLDAGAQQL; encoded by the coding sequence ATGTCCCTCGAAACAGAATCCCTCCGCGCCCAGGCCGGTCCGTACTTCGGCGACTTCGGTGGCCGGTTCGTCCCCGAGTCCCTGGTGGCCGCGCTCGATGAGCTCTCGGCCGAGTACGCCCTGGCCAAGGCCGATCCGGCCTTCGCCGCTGAGCTCACGGAGCTGCACCGCAGCTACACCGGGCGCCCCTCCCTCATCACCGAGGTTCCCCGCTTCGCTGAGCACGCTGGCGGCGCCCGCATCATCCTCAAGCGCGAGGATCTCAACCACACCGGTTCGCACAAGCTCAACAATGTGCTCGGCCAGGTTCTGCTCACCAAGCGCATCGGCAAGAAGCGCGTCATCGCCGAGACCGGGGCCGGCCAGCACGGCGTCGCCACGGCCACGGCCGCCGCTCTGTTCGGCCTGGACTGCGTCGTCTACATGGGCGAGGTCGACACCGAACGCCAGGCGCTCAACGTCGCCCGGATGCGCCTGCTCGGGGCCGAGGTCGTCTCGGTGAAGACCGGCTCTCGGACGCTCAAGGACGCGATCAACGACGCCATGCGCGACTGGGTCACCAACGTGGAAACCACCAACTACGTGTTCGGCACCGTCGCAGGCCCGCACCCGTTCCCGGCCATGGTGCGCGACTTCCAGAAGATCATCGGGGAGGAGGCCCGCCAGCAGGTCCTCGACCTCACGGGCCGGCTGCCCGATGCCGTCACCGCCTGCGTCGGCGGCGGATCCAACGCCATGGGCATCTTCCACGCCTTCCTCGACGACCCCGGTGTGGCCCTGTACGGCTACGAAGCCGGAGGGGAGGGAACCTCAGGGCTGCGCCACGCCGCCACCCTCACCAAGGGCCGCCCGGGCATCCTGCACGGCGCCCGCAGCATGATGCTGCAGGACGAAGACGGCCAGACCGTCGAGTCCCACTCCATCTCGGCCGGACTGGACTACCCGGGCGTCGGACCCGAGCATGCCTGGCTGGCCAGCATCGGCCGGGCCACGTACCTGCCGGTGACGGATGCCGAAGCCATGGACTCGCTCCGCCTGCTCAGCCGCACAGAGGGCATCATCCCCGCCATCGAATCCGCGCACGCCCTCGCCGGAACACTCGAACTGGGCAAGCAGCTCGGACCCGACTCCACCATCCTGGTCAACCTCAGTGGGCGCGGCGACAAGGACATGGAAACCGCCGGTCGGTACTTCGACCTCCTCGACGCTGGAGCGCAGCAACTGTGA
- the trpC gene encoding indole-3-glycerol phosphate synthase TrpC encodes MSSDLLAELLAGSLADAETRRIDKPFAAVEADALARAGALDALHALAPADRVKIIAEVKRASPSRGALAEISDPAALAVSYEFGGASAISVLTEGRKFLGSLDDLEQVRSAVALPVLRKDFIGNPYQVLEARAAGADLVLLIVAALDQATLTSLHTLVLELGMTPLVETHSADEVDRALDVGANLVGVNARNLSTFELDQNLFASLADRIPAGVIRVAESAVKTAADVAHYRAAGADVVLVGEALVTRDPILTLSEFLAV; translated from the coding sequence GTGAGCAGCGACCTCCTCGCAGAACTGCTCGCCGGCTCGCTGGCTGACGCCGAGACGCGACGCATCGACAAGCCGTTCGCGGCTGTCGAGGCCGATGCCCTCGCCCGGGCTGGCGCCCTCGACGCGCTGCACGCGCTTGCACCAGCCGACCGGGTGAAGATCATCGCCGAGGTCAAACGCGCCAGCCCGTCCCGCGGAGCCCTCGCCGAAATCAGCGACCCGGCCGCACTTGCTGTCTCCTACGAGTTCGGCGGCGCCAGCGCCATCAGCGTGCTCACCGAGGGGCGCAAGTTCCTCGGTTCCCTGGACGACCTCGAACAGGTCAGGTCCGCCGTGGCGCTCCCGGTGCTGCGTAAGGACTTCATCGGCAACCCGTACCAGGTGCTCGAGGCCCGGGCGGCCGGAGCAGACCTCGTGCTGCTCATCGTGGCCGCGCTCGACCAGGCCACCCTGACGTCGTTGCACACCCTCGTCCTCGAACTGGGCATGACCCCGCTCGTGGAGACGCACAGTGCTGACGAAGTCGACCGGGCGCTCGACGTGGGCGCCAACCTGGTCGGCGTGAACGCCCGGAACCTGAGCACCTTCGAGCTCGACCAGAACCTGTTTGCCAGCCTCGCCGACCGTATCCCGGCCGGCGTCATCCGGGTGGCCGAGTCTGCGGTGAAGACTGCCGCCGATGTCGCCCACTACCGCGCCGCAGGAGCCGACGTCGTCCTCGTCGGCGAAGCCCTCGTGACGCGCGATCCGATCCTCACCCTCAGCGAATTCTTGGCGGTCTGA
- a CDS encoding DUF6704 family protein, producing MSFESADPGHGHSTAAWTAVTIMLIAFSIGTVAFFFEVAWLVWASAALLLLGLVAGWAMAKAGYGVASVDGSH from the coding sequence ATGAGCTTCGAGTCGGCAGACCCCGGCCACGGCCACTCGACGGCGGCCTGGACCGCAGTCACGATCATGCTGATCGCTTTCAGCATCGGCACCGTCGCCTTCTTCTTCGAGGTGGCCTGGCTCGTCTGGGCGTCCGCCGCCCTGCTGCTGCTCGGCCTCGTCGCCGGCTGGGCCATGGCCAAGGCCGGCTACGGCGTGGCGTCGGTCGACGGAAGTCACTGA
- a CDS encoding Trp biosynthesis-associated membrane protein — protein sequence MSADHEAGAPVPPAPKASSRRIKPLLILAVIAASGLALLAWTQTWATLQVTLDGASAQALEVTGSIAAPGLTALALAGLALAGALTIAGPVIRIILGLLEILLGVSVILSAGLAIGDPVGAGSAAVTAATGIAGSESTRAGVSQAQLTGWPYLALAAGVFMLIIGLAVCVTARRWPGPTKRYETTRFAPADGAGEPTPGTAAETPGGQTRPRDAVDDWDGLTRGDDPTAPER from the coding sequence ATGAGCGCCGACCACGAGGCCGGCGCGCCGGTGCCGCCCGCGCCGAAGGCGTCCAGCCGACGGATCAAGCCGTTGCTGATCCTGGCGGTCATCGCCGCCAGCGGTCTGGCCCTGCTCGCCTGGACCCAGACCTGGGCCACCTTGCAGGTCACGCTGGACGGTGCCAGCGCCCAGGCCCTCGAGGTCACCGGTTCCATCGCCGCCCCCGGCCTCACCGCCCTGGCGCTGGCCGGCTTGGCTCTGGCCGGGGCGCTCACCATCGCCGGACCGGTGATCCGTATCATCCTCGGCCTCCTGGAAATACTCCTCGGCGTCAGTGTGATCCTCTCCGCCGGGCTTGCCATCGGTGACCCGGTCGGAGCGGGCTCAGCGGCCGTCACGGCCGCCACCGGCATTGCCGGGTCCGAATCCACCCGCGCCGGAGTGAGTCAGGCGCAGCTGACCGGCTGGCCGTACCTCGCTCTGGCGGCGGGCGTCTTCATGCTGATCATCGGCCTGGCCGTCTGCGTCACCGCCCGGCGGTGGCCCGGCCCGACCAAGCGGTACGAGACCACCCGATTCGCACCGGCCGATGGTGCGGGGGAGCCCACTCCCGGCACGGCTGCCGAAACACCGGGCGGGCAGACCCGGCCACGCGACGCCGTGGACGACTGGGACGGTTTGACCCGCGGGGACGACCCGACCGCGCCTGAGCGCTAG
- a CDS encoding anthranilate synthase component I — translation MSAGSTTHEAFTELLGAHRVIPVIRELFADGETPVGIYRKLAHGTAGSFLLESAEQGGIWSRFSFVGVSSFGVLTQTGDDTAWLDYGISAERAFGGATDLAPLAALGYLYERWQTPRLAEHPPLTGGLVGFIGWEAIRQIERLPNRPPADYDVPGQAFSFVADLVVIDHKYGTVQLIANVLNDGVDPTDALWDAAQGRLDALQARLTQPAEAFVSEVDLSTPADPVYRTERADFLAAVDTSKQHIIDGDIFQVVISQRFDQECTADPIDVYRVLRSLNPSPYMYLLSLESTAAEPYWIVGSSPEALVKVADTRVFTHPIAGSKPRGATPEADADFETELAGDPKERAEHLMLVDLARNDLLKVCRAGSVEVTEFMRIERFSHIMHLVSSVEGDLLPEMSPIDVFRATFPAGTLSGAPKPRALEIIDSLEPAQRGVYGGVVGYFGFAGDADLAIAIRTATIMNGVAHVQAGGGLVADSDPASEYQESQNKAAAPLRAVAVANAMTRVS, via the coding sequence ATGAGCGCCGGTTCGACCACGCACGAGGCCTTCACCGAGCTCCTCGGCGCCCACCGGGTGATCCCGGTCATCCGCGAGCTCTTCGCCGACGGCGAGACACCCGTCGGCATCTACCGCAAGCTCGCCCACGGCACCGCCGGCAGCTTCCTGCTGGAGTCCGCCGAACAGGGCGGAATCTGGTCGCGCTTCTCCTTCGTCGGGGTCTCCTCGTTCGGCGTGCTCACCCAGACCGGCGACGACACGGCCTGGCTCGACTACGGCATCTCAGCCGAGCGGGCCTTCGGCGGCGCCACCGACCTGGCCCCGCTGGCGGCGCTCGGCTACCTCTACGAGCGGTGGCAGACCCCGCGGCTGGCCGAGCACCCGCCGCTGACCGGCGGACTCGTCGGGTTCATCGGCTGGGAGGCCATCCGCCAGATCGAGCGTCTGCCGAACCGACCTCCGGCGGACTACGACGTGCCGGGACAGGCGTTCAGCTTCGTCGCCGACCTCGTCGTGATCGACCACAAGTACGGCACCGTCCAGCTCATCGCCAATGTGCTCAACGACGGCGTCGACCCCACGGATGCGCTGTGGGACGCCGCCCAGGGCCGCCTCGACGCCCTGCAGGCCCGGCTCACCCAGCCGGCCGAAGCCTTCGTCTCCGAGGTCGACCTTTCCACCCCGGCCGACCCGGTATACCGCACCGAACGCGCCGACTTCCTGGCCGCCGTGGACACGTCCAAGCAGCACATCATCGACGGCGACATCTTCCAGGTCGTCATCTCCCAGCGCTTCGACCAGGAGTGCACCGCCGACCCGATCGACGTGTACCGGGTGCTCCGCAGCCTCAACCCGAGCCCGTACATGTACCTGCTCAGCCTCGAGTCCACGGCGGCCGAGCCGTACTGGATCGTCGGCTCCTCACCGGAGGCGCTCGTGAAGGTCGCCGACACCCGGGTGTTCACACATCCGATCGCCGGATCGAAGCCGCGCGGTGCGACCCCCGAGGCAGATGCCGACTTCGAGACCGAACTCGCCGGCGACCCCAAGGAACGCGCGGAGCACCTCATGCTCGTCGACCTGGCCCGCAATGACCTGCTCAAGGTCTGCCGGGCCGGTTCGGTCGAGGTGACCGAGTTCATGCGCATCGAGCGCTTCAGCCACATCATGCACTTGGTGTCCTCCGTCGAGGGTGACCTCCTGCCAGAGATGAGCCCCATCGACGTGTTCCGGGCGACATTCCCGGCCGGCACGCTCTCGGGTGCCCCCAAGCCTCGCGCCCTCGAGATCATCGACTCGCTGGAGCCCGCCCAGCGCGGCGTGTACGGCGGGGTGGTGGGGTACTTCGGCTTCGCCGGCGACGCCGACCTGGCGATCGCCATCCGCACCGCAACGATCATGAACGGCGTCGCCCACGTGCAGGCCGGCGGCGGCCTGGTGGCCGACTCCGACCCGGCTTCTGAGTACCAGGAATCCCAGAACAAGGCGGCCGCCCCGTTGCGGGCCGTTGCCGTGGCCAACGCCATGACCCGGGTGTCCTAG
- the hisI gene encoding phosphoribosyl-AMP cyclohydrolase codes for MNVDAALESALFSAEGLLPAVIQQWDTREVLMLGWMDREALRRTLTEGRVTFWSRSRQEYWRKGDTSGHAQFVRSAALDCDADTLVVQVEQIGAACHTGTRTCFDGRDIDVAGLIPEDER; via the coding sequence ATGAACGTCGACGCCGCTCTGGAATCTGCGCTCTTCTCAGCCGAGGGTCTGCTGCCAGCCGTCATCCAGCAGTGGGACACCCGCGAGGTACTCATGCTCGGCTGGATGGACCGCGAGGCCCTCCGCCGTACCCTCACCGAGGGACGCGTCACTTTCTGGTCGCGCAGCCGCCAGGAGTACTGGCGTAAGGGCGACACCTCCGGCCACGCCCAGTTCGTGCGCTCCGCCGCCCTCGACTGCGACGCCGACACTCTCGTCGTGCAGGTCGAGCAGATCGGCGCCGCCTGCCACACCGGCACCCGCACGTGCTTCGACGGACGCGACATCGACGTGGCCGGCCTGATCCCGGAGGACGAACGATGA
- the hisF gene encoding imidazole glycerol phosphate synthase subunit HisF encodes MSLAVRVIPCLDVANGRVVKGVNFQNLRDAGDPVELAKRYYEQGADELTFLDVTATVDDRSTTYDVVRATAEQVFIPLTVGGGIRSVDDVSRLQASGADKVGVNSAAIARPALISEIADRYGAQVLVLSLDVKRSGRTESGFVVTTHGGRTETDLDALAWASQAIELGAGELLVNSIDADGTKAGFDLELITIMRELSSVPVIASGGAGLVEHFPPAIAAGADAVLAASVFHSGDLTIGDVKRELAAAGMVVRR; translated from the coding sequence ATGAGCCTCGCCGTCAGAGTGATCCCGTGCCTCGACGTGGCCAACGGCCGCGTGGTCAAGGGCGTCAACTTCCAGAACCTGCGCGATGCCGGCGACCCCGTCGAACTCGCCAAACGCTACTACGAGCAGGGCGCAGACGAACTCACCTTCCTCGACGTCACCGCCACGGTCGATGACAGGTCCACCACCTACGACGTGGTGCGTGCCACCGCTGAGCAGGTCTTCATCCCGCTCACGGTGGGCGGCGGCATCCGCAGCGTCGACGACGTGTCCCGGCTGCAGGCCAGCGGCGCCGACAAGGTGGGCGTCAACAGCGCCGCGATCGCGCGGCCGGCGCTGATCTCCGAGATCGCTGACCGCTACGGAGCGCAGGTGCTCGTGCTCTCGCTGGACGTCAAGCGCAGCGGGCGCACCGAATCCGGCTTCGTCGTCACCACCCACGGCGGCCGCACCGAGACGGACCTGGATGCGCTGGCGTGGGCCAGCCAGGCCATCGAGCTCGGCGCGGGCGAACTTCTCGTCAACAGCATCGACGCCGACGGGACCAAGGCCGGCTTCGACCTCGAACTCATCACGATCATGCGCGAACTCAGCTCGGTGCCCGTGATCGCCTCCGGCGGCGCGGGCCTGGTCGAGCACTTCCCGCCCGCCATCGCGGCCGGCGCGGACGCCGTACTGGCCGCCTCCGTCTTCCACAGCGGAGACCTGACGATTGGCGACGTCAAGCGAGAGCTTGCCGCCGCCGGAATGGTGGTGCGCCGATGA